A region of Ignatzschineria larvae DSM 13226 DNA encodes the following proteins:
- the tolA gene encoding cell envelope integrity protein TolA, translated as MNRQNQDKIINIVSAVLTGLVFIGVGLFTYSNYEKPKPASINPEFKISDENKVQQSERIDTEVVENELNRLAEEKRAEEARIAAEKARVAAERKAAEERRIAEEKAKVEAAKRAAEAKRLAEEKAKAEAARKEAEAKRIAEETAKAEAAKKAAEAKRIAEETAKAEAAKRASEAKRIAEETAKAEAARKEAEAKRLAEETAKAEAAKKAAEAKRLAEEKAKAEAAKKAAEEKRLAEEKAKAEAAKKAAEAKRLAQEKAKAEAAKKAAEEKRLAQEKAKAEAEAARIADENARIAAALNNDYLAKVQSYLESFWTNPIGNYGLEATVQFQVKEDGTIVGDPKIVKSSGNENFDDSVFVAILTATKIPMPDDPLVRKYLAKEGFELVFKSKN; from the coding sequence ATGAATCGTCAAAATCAAGATAAAATTATCAATATTGTCAGCGCAGTTCTCACCGGTTTAGTCTTTATCGGTGTAGGGTTATTCACTTACAGTAACTATGAGAAGCCAAAGCCGGCCTCTATCAATCCTGAGTTTAAAATCAGCGATGAAAATAAAGTGCAGCAGAGCGAGCGCATTGATACTGAAGTCGTTGAGAATGAACTCAATCGACTCGCTGAAGAGAAACGAGCAGAAGAAGCTCGTATTGCTGCCGAAAAAGCGAGAGTTGCCGCTGAGCGTAAAGCGGCAGAAGAGCGTCGAATTGCAGAAGAGAAAGCTAAAGTAGAAGCTGCGAAAAGAGCCGCTGAAGCAAAACGACTTGCTGAAGAAAAAGCAAAAGCGGAAGCGGCTAGAAAGGAAGCTGAGGCAAAACGCATAGCCGAAGAAACAGCCAAAGCGGAAGCTGCTAAAAAAGCAGCTGAGGCAAAACGCATAGCCGAAGAAACAGCCAAAGCAGAAGCTGCGAAAAGAGCCTCTGAGGCAAAACGCATAGCCGAAGAAACAGCCAAAGCGGAAGCGGCTAGAAAGGAAGCTGAAGCAAAACGACTTGCCGAAGAAACAGCCAAAGCAGAAGCCGCGAAAAAAGCCGCTGAAGCAAAACGATTAGCAGAAGAGAAAGCCAAAGCGGAAGCCGCGAAAAAAGCCGCTGAAGAGAAGCGATTAGCGGAAGAGAAAGCCAAAGCAGAAGCCGCGAAAAAAGCCGCTGAAGCAAAACGATTAGCACAAGAGAAAGCCAAAGCGGAAGCCGCGAAAAAAGCCGCTGAAGAGAAACGATTAGCACAAGAGAAAGCCAAGGCCGAGGCGGAAGCGGCACGCATTGCCGATGAAAATGCTCGTATTGCCGCCGCACTTAATAATGATTATCTTGCAAAAGTTCAATCTTATTTGGAATCATTCTGGACAAATCCGATTGGAAATTATGGTCTAGAAGCGACTGTACAATTTCAAGTCAAAGAAGATGGCACCATTGTTGGGGATCCTAAAATCGTTAAAAGCAGTGGCAATGAAAATTTTGATGATAGTGTGTTTGTTGCTATTTTGACCGCCACAAAAATCCCTATGCCTGATGACCCTCTTGTGAGAAAATACCTCGCAAAAGAGGGATTTGAGTTAGTTTTTAAATCAAAAAACTAA
- a CDS encoding peroxiredoxin gives MAFETDFTYRIPKTVGDTLEPFEVVAAKPGFNNPEENGESAFETITEKSFPGKWKVIYFYPKDFTFVCPTEIVEFGKIAKEFEDRDAVLMGGSTDNEFCKLAWRRDHPDLDKLNHYSFGDPAGELVDMLGVRDENSGVCLRATFIVDPHNVIQHVSVNPDSVGRNVPEVLRILDALQTDELCPCNRPVGGATL, from the coding sequence ATGGCTTTTGAAACAGACTTTACATATCGTATTCCTAAAACAGTAGGTGACACTTTAGAACCATTTGAAGTGGTTGCTGCTAAACCAGGTTTTAATAATCCTGAAGAGAATGGTGAATCTGCATTTGAAACAATCACAGAAAAATCATTCCCAGGTAAATGGAAAGTGATTTACTTCTATCCAAAAGACTTTACATTTGTTTGCCCAACTGAAATCGTTGAGTTCGGTAAAATTGCAAAAGAATTTGAAGATCGTGATGCAGTATTAATGGGCGGTTCTACAGATAACGAATTCTGTAAACTTGCTTGGAGACGCGACCATCCAGATTTGGATAAATTAAACCATTACTCATTTGGTGATCCAGCGGGTGAATTAGTGGATATGCTTGGTGTTCGTGATGAGAACTCAGGTGTTTGCTTACGTGCAACTTTCATCGTTGACCCACACAATGTTATCCAACACGTTTCTGTAAACCCAGATAGCGTTGGTCGTAATGTTCCTGAAGTTTTACGTATCCTTGATGCACTTCAAACTGATGAGCTTTGCCCATGTAACCGTCCTGTTGGTGGTGCAACACTTTAA
- the ybgC gene encoding tol-pal system-associated acyl-CoA thioesterase encodes MTQQDQETALFELPVRVYYEDTDAGGIVYHATYLHYMERARSEWLMSKGINLNTYAQTDETMFVVRKLDIEYRQPAVLCDKLIVRTRLIQREKVRALFEQTILRDDTILTIGRVEIVTLNSVTKRPKPLPDFF; translated from the coding sequence ATGACGCAACAAGATCAGGAAACGGCACTATTTGAACTACCGGTTCGAGTCTATTATGAAGATACTGATGCCGGTGGTATCGTCTATCACGCAACCTATCTACATTATATGGAACGGGCACGCAGTGAATGGCTTATGAGTAAGGGAATTAACCTCAATACTTATGCCCAAACCGATGAGACAATGTTCGTCGTGCGTAAACTCGATATTGAATATCGTCAGCCGGCGGTACTTTGTGATAAGCTCATCGTTCGCACTCGTCTGATTCAACGAGAGAAGGTTCGCGCCCTGTTTGAACAAACGATTTTGCGAGATGATACTATTTTAACCATTGGTCGTGTGGAGATCGTAACACTCAATAGTGTTACTAAACGTCCTAAACCCCTTCCTGACTTCTTTTAA
- a CDS encoding cytochrome b/b6 domain-containing protein, with the protein MIKVWDLPTRVFHWTLVLAMIVCVYTSYNFSDYYNFGPIGSYSAMALHQYAGILIVALLIFRVIWGIFGSTTSRFSDFIKGPSHIINYLKASKTPTEGHNPLGALMVVALILMLLVQVATGLFLEDNTYLFSNAPLSEHISGALRGDFLSIHAGGRAVLLWLIGLHIAAVFAYLIIKKQNLIRTMVTGKRALKQAHTPNHAAIQKDRSLIGIILLIAIVVLTYYILFNVV; encoded by the coding sequence ATGATTAAGGTTTGGGATCTACCCACCCGTGTTTTTCATTGGACGCTAGTTTTAGCGATGATTGTCTGTGTTTATACCTCTTATAATTTTTCTGATTATTATAATTTCGGTCCCATTGGTAGCTATTCAGCAATGGCGCTTCATCAATATGCCGGCATACTCATTGTAGCGCTCTTAATATTCCGTGTGATTTGGGGAATTTTTGGTTCTACAACATCTCGTTTTAGTGACTTTATCAAAGGCCCATCTCATATCATTAATTATCTCAAAGCATCAAAAACCCCAACAGAAGGACACAATCCTTTAGGGGCTTTAATGGTTGTGGCACTAATCCTGATGTTACTCGTACAAGTTGCAACAGGTCTATTTCTAGAAGATAATACTTATCTCTTTTCTAATGCTCCCCTTTCAGAACATATTAGCGGCGCATTACGTGGAGATTTCCTCTCTATCCATGCCGGTGGTCGCGCCGTACTTCTTTGGCTAATTGGTCTACATATCGCCGCCGTATTTGCTTATCTCATCATTAAAAAACAAAACTTAATTCGCACAATGGTCACAGGTAAACGCGCACTGAAACAGGCTCATACACCTAATCATGCAGCGATTCAAAAAGATCGCTCACTGATCGGTATTATTCTACTGATTGCGATTGTTGTGCTAACCTACTATATTCTCTTTAATGTTGTATAA
- a CDS encoding biopolymer transporter ExbD: MRRQRREAKLNANMNIVPYVDVMFVLLTIFMVTATTISVGIDVDPPQTDSSQAVAVEGDQMMVISVDSEGNFYFNLADEPDRVLSEGEILDLAHLLFTENPNIKALVKGDKTAPYGRIIDAMSLLQRVTQQNVQLMTTPFEE; this comes from the coding sequence ATGAGACGCCAGCGACGCGAAGCAAAACTCAATGCCAATATGAATATCGTCCCTTATGTCGATGTCATGTTTGTACTGTTAACAATCTTTATGGTCACTGCAACCACTATCTCTGTCGGAATCGATGTCGATCCGCCACAAACAGATAGCAGTCAAGCGGTTGCCGTAGAAGGGGATCAGATGATGGTGATCTCTGTAGATAGTGAGGGGAATTTCTACTTTAATCTCGCCGATGAGCCAGATCGAGTGCTCAGCGAAGGGGAAATTTTAGATCTTGCCCACCTGCTCTTTACCGAAAACCCGAATATTAAAGCGCTTGTCAAAGGGGATAAGACGGCACCTTATGGTCGAATCATTGATGCTATGAGCTTACTGCAGCGGGTTACGCAACAAAATGTACAGCTTATGACTACCCCATTTGAAGAGTAA
- the tolQ gene encoding protein TolQ, protein MTSDLQFWHLIASASFPVKIIMLILALMLVITIFLIWKKYISIKLAKHRINQFEKLFWSGVDINQLAADAARKGKSCSGLEKVFLSGFQEFIRLKNYAQYSPDFIVSSVKNAMFAETQREESIIQKYLPWLATIGSVAPYIGLLGTVIGVMNSFSALGAVKQVTLAQVAPGISEALIATAIGLLAAIPAVMAFNKFSNDINSTMTRYDSFIDEFANILARQYVQLVQKPSIHK, encoded by the coding sequence ATGACTTCTGATTTACAATTTTGGCACCTCATTGCCAGCGCGAGTTTTCCTGTCAAAATCATTATGTTGATTTTGGCTTTAATGTTGGTGATCACCATCTTCTTAATTTGGAAGAAATATATCTCTATTAAGCTCGCAAAACACCGTATCAATCAATTTGAAAAACTTTTTTGGTCCGGCGTTGATATCAATCAACTCGCAGCAGATGCAGCCCGAAAAGGGAAAAGCTGTAGTGGTCTTGAAAAAGTATTCTTATCAGGATTTCAAGAATTTATTCGCCTTAAAAACTATGCTCAATATAGCCCTGATTTTATCGTTTCAAGTGTTAAAAATGCGATGTTCGCAGAGACACAACGGGAAGAGAGCATCATTCAAAAATACCTACCTTGGCTTGCAACGATCGGTTCTGTAGCGCCTTATATTGGTCTATTAGGAACAGTGATCGGGGTGATGAACTCTTTCAGCGCTTTAGGTGCGGTCAAACAAGTCACGCTTGCTCAAGTCGCGCCGGGAATTTCAGAGGCGCTTATTGCAACAGCCATTGGCCTATTAGCAGCGATTCCGGCAGTGATGGCATTCAATAAATTTAGCAATGATATCAACAGCACCATGACTCGCTATGATAGCTTTATTGATGAATTTGCCAATATTCTTGCACGTCAATATGTACAGCTTGTACAAAAACCGAGCATTCACAAGTAA
- a CDS encoding RluA family pseudouridine synthase, which produces MQTNTTEFQQASMVEVSQHQAGQRLDNFLMAQFRGLPKGRIYQMIRKGEVRINKGRAKPTTRLEAGDLVRLPPVKIATKIEVEIPESAWRALKPTIIFENDDFLVIDKPSGLAVHKGSQVPFGIIEILKAFGGNDFYELVQRLDRATSGLLLIAKTGQALRQLQEHKLARTYELLVAGNWADRFTEKTTIITDPLDTENRQNGERHVIVSESGKPAETHFTCLDATNRISHLQADLQTGRTHQIRVHSAHHGFPLLGDSRYNPHFNLENIAHQRLALHAVRLCFNLDGKAYEFNSPFPIELHKLLVKP; this is translated from the coding sequence ATGCAAACAAACACTACAGAGTTTCAGCAAGCTTCTATGGTAGAAGTATCACAACATCAAGCCGGGCAACGCCTTGATAATTTCCTGATGGCGCAATTTCGAGGATTACCCAAAGGCCGAATCTATCAGATGATTCGTAAGGGTGAAGTTCGTATTAATAAAGGCCGTGCAAAGCCAACAACACGATTAGAAGCCGGAGATCTTGTCCGTCTTCCCCCCGTTAAAATAGCCACTAAAATAGAAGTTGAGATCCCAGAATCGGCATGGCGTGCACTTAAACCTACCATTATTTTTGAGAATGATGATTTTTTAGTAATCGATAAACCCAGCGGACTTGCTGTTCACAAGGGCTCCCAAGTCCCTTTTGGTATTATTGAAATCCTCAAAGCTTTTGGAGGAAATGACTTCTATGAATTAGTCCAACGGCTTGATCGAGCTACAAGTGGCCTTCTACTGATTGCCAAAACAGGACAAGCATTACGACAACTGCAAGAACATAAACTCGCTCGCACCTATGAGCTACTTGTCGCCGGCAATTGGGCGGATCGATTTACTGAAAAAACAACAATTATTACTGATCCTTTAGACACAGAAAACCGACAGAATGGTGAGCGACATGTGATTGTTTCAGAATCAGGAAAACCGGCAGAAACACACTTTACCTGTCTTGATGCAACGAACAGAATCTCTCATTTACAAGCCGATCTTCAAACCGGGAGAACCCATCAGATTCGAGTACATAGTGCCCATCACGGCTTCCCGTTGCTCGGCGACAGTCGTTATAACCCACATTTTAATCTCGAAAATATTGCACATCAACGTCTAGCGCTCCATGCGGTTAGACTCTGCTTTAATCTAGATGGGAAAGCTTATGAATTTAATTCCCCATTCCCCATAGAACTTCATAAGCTACTAGTAAAACCATAG